The nucleotide sequence CGACAATAATCCGCATTGAGTAGTAGATGAACAATCGAAATGATAGACAATGTACAGCTAAAACATATGAAAACCGCCGAAAGGCGGTTTTTTTCATGCCAATATATGCTTAAGTTGGGGGCTTCAAAGCCTGATCATAGCTGGGTTGTCGTCCTTCATACTTAGTCGTATTTGGTTCATTTTCCCCACAGAGGGAAAATAGGATGGGATTGGTGGCTGATGGATGGCTCTAACTCGTATTAGTAAAATAGGATGAGGCTGTATTCATTCTTCTATTACATCTATTTAGGAGGTACATCATCGTGAGAAGAGGAATAGGATTTGTTGCTTTATTACTATTTTTAACTACAGTAGGCTCATCATTCGTCGGAGCTTCGTCGGTTGCTGCTGCAACAACAGGAACAGTGAAAATCATTTCATCGGTTAATTTCCGAACAGGTCCAAGTACATCGTCGAGCTCAATCCGGTTCTTAAAGAAAAGCGAGTCAGCAACATTAGTGGAGAAGACGAACGCATATTGGTTGAAGGTAAAAGATCTTAATGGTGTAGTCGGGTATGTGTCAACTAGTTCTAAGTATGTGCAGGTGACTTACCCTTCAGGCTCATCTTCATCGACAACTAAGCCAGCGCCTAAACCAGCGCCTAAGCCAACTCCAGTGCCGACTCCTGCGCCCTCGCCGACACCAACAACGTCGCAGCAAGTGGAAGCGGTTATTGCAGCAGGCATGCGTTACTTAGGCACACCTTATGAATATGGTTCAAATCGCAATACGACGGCAACATTTGATTGTTCAGATTTCGTAAGACAAGCATTCAAGGATGCACTGAAAATTGTTCTGCCAGCGAGCTCCAAGTCGCAGGGGACTTTTGTTCGTAGCAATAGCGCTGTTCAAACGGATTGGCATTCGCTGAAACGCGGTGATCTTATGTTCTTCATGAGCTATAAAGGTACATCCGCGTCGCTCTATAAGAATAAGCAACCGTTGAAGGAAACGATTACTCATGTCGGAATTTATTTGGGCAATGGACAAGTATTGCATACATACTCGAAGGCTTCAGGTGGCGTTCGTGTAGACAACATTTCCGGTAAACATTGGGAGTATCGCTTCCTATATGGAGGTAGTGCTCTGTAAGAGAGTTCATAACAAACCGTCTTTGCACACAAGTGCGAAGGCGGTTTTTTTTATGTACAAATCAGAAGTCGTTTTATACGAAGGATACAAATAGGCGCAAACAAGGTCACTACACGCACAAAATTTGTTTTCTTCACGAATTACAATGAAATAAGACGTAGAAAGTCTTTTCTAAGGAGGTGGGATGACAAACCCTAATAGCTTGCTGGAATTCATCAACAGGAACATGAAGCAAGGGAAGGTTGTTCGGGCAGGTGATGAACATTAGAAAAGGAGATGGAATTATGTTGATGTCACTGTTCAAACGTGGAGGAATGATTCTTTTGGCCGCCGCGCTGGCATTCTCTGTACTGTTTTCGGTTGCGATCAATAAAACCTTTGCCGCACCGACCGGCTACTATCATACAGCCGGCAACCGGATTGTAGATTCCAATGGAAACCCTGCAGTGTTTAATGGGATTAACTGGTTTGGATTTGAAACGTCCAATTATGCGCCACACGGACTGTGGCAATATTCGCTAGACAGCTTCATGGATAAAATCAAGGATCACGGCTACAACCTGATTCGACTTCCGTTCAGTACTCAAATGTTCGATTCGGGCTCTATGCCTAACAGCATCAACACGAACACCAATCCAGATTTAATTGGACTTACTCCACTCCAATTGATGGACAAGGTTATTCAGAAAGCTGGTGAACGGGGCATCCAAGTATTCCTGGATCGTCATCGTCCAGATTCTGGAGGCCAATCCGAGCTATGGTACACCGCGCAATATTCTGAACAACGTTGGATTAACGACTGGGTCATGCTAGCACAGCATTATGCGAACAATCCGACTGTCATCGGTGCAGATCTGCACAATGAGCCGCATGGAACAGCTAGTTGGGGAACGGGAGTTTTAGCTACCGACTGGAGGTTGGCTTCGGAACGTGCCGGTAATGCGATTCTTGCAGCTAACCCGAATTGGCTGATCATCGTTGAAGGCATATCGTCGAATGTTCAAGGCGAAACAGGATCGTACTGGTGGGGAGGCAACCTGAAGGGGGTAAAAAACTACCCAGTTCGTCTGAACGTGGCCAATCGAGTCGTCTATTCTCCACATGATTACGGTCCTGGCGTGTCTGCACAAACGTGGTTTAATGATTCGTCCTTTCCGAGCAACATGCCTGCATTATGGGATTCCTATTGGGGATACATTCATAAAGAAAATATCGCTCCGATACTCGCTGGGGAATTTGGCGGAAGAGGTGTCGATACGGTTAGCGCTGAAGGCAAATGGCAGAACAAGCTCGTCGATTACATTAAGGATAACAATCTATATTGGACGTACTGGTGCCTTAATCCGAACAGCGGCGATACCGGCGGGCTGCTGTTGGATGATTGGTCGACTTGGAACGCACCTAAGCAAGCGATGCTAGATCGGATTATGAAGCCGCTAGGAGGCGGTGGCACGACGATTCCAGCAGCGCCGACGGGCTTGACCGCAACTGTGGGTAATGCGCAAGTCAGCTTGAGTTGGACTGCGTCTACTGGAGCGACGAGCTACACGGTGAAGCGTGCTGCGACAAGCGGCGGTACGTACACGAACGTGGCGACAGGGGTGACGTCGACGAGCTATACGAACACGGGACTGACGAATGGAACTACTTACTATTATGTGGTGAGTGCGACCAATAGTGCCGGGACAAGCGGTAACTCCACGCAAGTGAGTGCGATGCCGAGCGCCGGGGTTACGATTCCTGCAGCACCGACAGGCTTGACCGCAACAGCGGGCAATGCACAGGTGGCGTTGAGTTGGACAGCGTCAAGTGGAGCGACGAGCTACACGGTGAAGCGCGCGACGACAAGCGGTGGTACGTACACGAACGTGGCTACCGGTGTTACGAGCACAACCTATACGAACACGGGACTGACGAACGGAACAACTTACTATTATGTGGTGAGTGCGACAAATAGTGCCGGAACAAGCGGTAACTCTACGCAAGTAAGTGCGACGCCGTCGGCGGGAAGCACAACTGGCAACCTCGTTGTACAGTACAAAGCGAGCAACAGCAATGCGACCGACAACGCGATTGGTGCCACCTTCAACATTAAGAATACCGGAACCAGTGCCATCAGCCTGAGCAACTTGAAGCTACGCTACTATTTCACGAAGGATAGCAATGCGAGCCTGAACTTCTACTGCGACTACGCACAAGTCGGAACAGGCAATGTTAGCGGCGCGTTCACTGCGATCAGCCCAGCGAAAACCGGCGCGGATACGTATGTGGAGATCTCATTCAATACGGCAGCTGGATCGCTTGCAGCGGGCGGGCAAAGTGGAGACATCCAGATTCGTCTGGCGAAATCGGACTGGTCGAACTTCAATGAGGCAAACGATTATTCGTTCGACGGCACGAAATCGGCATATGTCGATTGGAGCAAGGTGACATTGCATCAAAGTGGCACACTGGTGTGGGGAATTGAGCCATAAGCATCCGATTCTAACGTTTCCCGGGATAACCCGGGAAACGTTTTTCATAATCGGTTTATTAGCTTGAAGCAGTTAATTATGCAAAGCTCGCCAAAATCTACTTCTAGTAGCCTCTTTAATGTCACATTTTAGAAAATAGTTACATCAACGGTATAAAGTAGTTACATCACGCACAACTTCCTATTCTGTGCAGTTTTATAATGAAAATAGACAGTATGTTATCGAAAAGGAGGATTGGCAATTCGATCTCGCCGTGTTAGAGAAGCGAGACAGCTGTCTGGCAACTTTGCCTTGCTCAAGAAGTGAATGCCTGTAGCTATCGACTCTATTCGTAAAAGGGAGGGAATTTTGATGAAAATTCACACTTACCGGAAAGGAATCGTTTTGTTTCTTGCAATCGCTATTGTGCTTTCGTCTTATGCAAATCTATGGGTATCGCAAAAAACTGCCGCAGCCGCATCCGTCTATCAAACGCGATTCATGCAGCTTTACAACCAGATTAAGAACCCAGCCAATGGCTATTTTTCACCCGAAGGAATTCCCTATCATTCAATTGAAACACTCATCAGCGAAGCGCCAGACTACGGCCATATGACAACCTCGGAAGCTTATAGTTATTGGCTCTGGCTAGAAACGCTTTACGGCTACTACTCGGGGGATTGGACTAAGCTGGAAGCCGCATGGAACAACATGGAGACTTATATTATCCCAAGTGCAGCGGCAGAGCAGCCAACGATGAACTACTATAATCCGAGTAGCCCGGCAACTTATGCGGCAGAGAAGCCCTACCCCGATCAATATCCATCACAGCTGTCAGGACAGTACTCACCAGGCAGTGACCCTCTGGATGCGGAGATGAAAGCGACGTACGGCAACAACCAAACCTATCTGATGCACTGGTTGGTAGACGTTGATAACTGGTACGGGTACGGCAACCTGCTGAACCCCTCGCATAAAGCAGCCTATATCAACACATTCCAACGCGGCGAGCAGGAATCGGTATGGGAGGCTATTGATCATCCTTCGCAGGACAATAAGACGTTCGGCAAAGCAAACGAAGGTTTTATGTCCTTATTTACAAAAGAATCGCAAACCCCTGCCGCGCAATGGCGTTATACCGATGCGACCGATGCGGATGCGCGCGCGGTTCAGGTCATTTTCTGGGCGAAGCAGCTAGGCTTCAACAATACGACGATTATTAATAAAGCGAAGAAAATGGGAGATTACTTGCGCTACGGAATGTTCGACAAGTACTTCCAACAAATCGGCAGCTCGAAAAACGGCAGCCCTGTGGCGGGCAACGGTAAAAACTCCGAGATGTATTTGCTCGCATGGTATACCTCTTGGGGTGGTGGCCTCGGCCAAGGTGGCGAATGGGCATGGAGAATCGGTGCGAGCCACGCTCATCAAGCCTATCAGAATCCCGTTGCAGCTTATGCTCTTGGGACGACGGCTGGCGGCCTCATCCCTTCATCAGCAACAGCGCAGTCGGATTGGAGCGCTTCTTTGAAGCGTCAGCTTGAATTTTACAATTGGCTGCTTTCTAACGAGGGGGCCATTGGCGGTGGGGCGACGAATAGCTGGAACGGCAGCTATAGCGCTTATCCTACTGGTGTCAGTACGTTCTACGGACTTGCTTATCAGGAAAATCCGGTGTATTTAGATCCAGGCTCCAACACCTGGTTCGGCTTCCAAACCTGGCCGATGGAGCGGGTTGCCGAGTTGTATTACATTCTAGCATCTAGTGGAGATACGACCTCGCAAAACTTCTTAATGGCCAAAAATGCCATTACCAAATGGATCGATTGGTCGATTGATTATACGTTTGTTAACAAGCGTCCAGTATCAGATTCGAGCGGATATTACTTGAATGCATCTGGACAACGTGTTCTTGGTGGTTTAAATCCTACAATTGCATCAACATCCGCACCGGGCGAATTTTGGGTTCCTGGTGGTCAGGAATGGAGTGGTCAGCCGGATACTTGGAATAGCTACGCTACCTTTACCGGAAACCCGAATTTTCACGTTACAACCAAAAATCCGAGCCAGGACGTTGGGGTGCTAGGCAACTATATCAAAGCCCTCTCCTTTTTCGCCGCTGGTACGAAATCAGAATCGGGTAGCTTTACGACGCTGGGCAACCAAGCCAAAACGATGGCAGACCAACTGCTTGACGTTGCTTGGGGCTACAATGATGGCGTTGGTATTGCAATCAATGAGCAACGCGCGGATTACAATCGTTATTTCACCAAAGAAATCTATATTCCGAATGGCTGGAGCGGTACTTTCGGACAAGGCAATACGATTCCAGGGACAGGCAGCATTGCTTCAGATCCATCTAAAGGCGGCAACGGTGTATACATTAGCTATGCACAGCTTCGTCCGAAAATTACCCAAGATCCGAAATGGTCTTATTTGAACAATTTGTACACTAGTTCGTGGAATCAGTCTACGCAAAAGTGGGACAACGGAGTTCCGACCTTCAAGTATCACCGATTCTGGTCTCAGGTGGATATTGCTACGGCCTATGCAGAATATGACCGATTGATTGGATCTGCATCGACGACTACAGTTCCAGCAGCACCAACCGGCATAACCGCAACGGCGAGCAACGCTCAGGTGGTCTTGAGCTGGACAGCTTCGAGCGGAGCAACGAGCTATACCGTTAAGCGTGCCACGACAAGTGGCGGAACGTATACGAATGTAGCGACGGGTGTAACGGCGACGAGCTACACGAATACAGGCTTAACGAATGGCACGACCTACTATTATGTGGTGAGTGCATCGAACAGTGTGGGTGAGAGTGCGAATTCCGCACAGGTCAGTGCGACGCCGAGCGCAGGGGTTACGATTCCAGCAGCACCGACAGGGTTGACTGCAACAGCGGGCAACGCTCAAGTCGCGTTGAGCTGGACTGCGTCTAGCGGAGCAACGAGCTATACGGTGAAGCGAGCCACGACAAGTGGTGGAACGTATACGAATGTTGCGACAGGCGTAACGGCGACGAGCTACACGAATACAGGGCTGACGAATGGCACGACCTACTATTATGTGGTGAGTGCATCGAACAGCGCGGGTTCAAGTGGGAATTCCGCACAGGTCAGTGCGACGCCGAGCGCAGGGGTTACGATTCCAGCAGCACCGACAGGGTTGACTGCAACAGCGGGCAACGCTCAAGTCGCGTTGAGCTGGACTGCGTCTAGCGGAGCAACGAGCTATACGGTGAAGCGAGCCACGACAAGTGGTGGAACGTATACGAATGTTGCGACAGGCGTAACGGCGACGAGCTACACGAATACAGGGCTGACGAATGGCACGACCTACTATTATGTGGTGAGTGCATCGAACAGCGCGGGTTCAAGTGGGAATTCCACGCAGGTTAGTGCGACGCCACAAGCGACTGTTGCGAGCAATTTGACGGTACAGTACAAAACGAACAGCTCCAGTGCAACCGCCAATCAGATTATGGCCCAGTTCAACATAAAGAATAGTGGCACGAGCGCGGTCAGTATGAGTACGCTCAAACTCCGCTACTATTTCACGAAAGACAGTAGCTCAGCATTGAACTTCTGGAGTGATTATGCGCAGATAGGCAGTGGCAACGTTCAAGGAACGTTCGTAACGATGAGCACGCCGAAGACGACTGCGGATACGTATTTGGAAATATCGTTTACCGCAGGTGCGGGCTCGATTGCTGCGAATGGACAAAGCGGCGAAATTCAATCGCGCTTCGCGAAGACGGACTGGTCGAACTTCACCCTGACCAATGATTACTCCTACGACGGCACG is from Candidatus Cohnella colombiensis and encodes:
- a CDS encoding cellulase family glycosylhydrolase — encoded protein: MLMSLFKRGGMILLAAALAFSVLFSVAINKTFAAPTGYYHTAGNRIVDSNGNPAVFNGINWFGFETSNYAPHGLWQYSLDSFMDKIKDHGYNLIRLPFSTQMFDSGSMPNSINTNTNPDLIGLTPLQLMDKVIQKAGERGIQVFLDRHRPDSGGQSELWYTAQYSEQRWINDWVMLAQHYANNPTVIGADLHNEPHGTASWGTGVLATDWRLASERAGNAILAANPNWLIIVEGISSNVQGETGSYWWGGNLKGVKNYPVRLNVANRVVYSPHDYGPGVSAQTWFNDSSFPSNMPALWDSYWGYIHKENIAPILAGEFGGRGVDTVSAEGKWQNKLVDYIKDNNLYWTYWCLNPNSGDTGGLLLDDWSTWNAPKQAMLDRIMKPLGGGGTTIPAAPTGLTATVGNAQVSLSWTASTGATSYTVKRAATSGGTYTNVATGVTSTSYTNTGLTNGTTYYYVVSATNSAGTSGNSTQVSAMPSAGVTIPAAPTGLTATAGNAQVALSWTASSGATSYTVKRATTSGGTYTNVATGVTSTTYTNTGLTNGTTYYYVVSATNSAGTSGNSTQVSATPSAGSTTGNLVVQYKASNSNATDNAIGATFNIKNTGTSAISLSNLKLRYYFTKDSNASLNFYCDYAQVGTGNVSGAFTAISPAKTGADTYVEISFNTAAGSLAAGGQSGDIQIRLAKSDWSNFNEANDYSFDGTKSAYVDWSKVTLHQSGTLVWGIEP
- a CDS encoding glycoside hydrolase family 48 protein, translating into MKIHTYRKGIVLFLAIAIVLSSYANLWVSQKTAAAASVYQTRFMQLYNQIKNPANGYFSPEGIPYHSIETLISEAPDYGHMTTSEAYSYWLWLETLYGYYSGDWTKLEAAWNNMETYIIPSAAAEQPTMNYYNPSSPATYAAEKPYPDQYPSQLSGQYSPGSDPLDAEMKATYGNNQTYLMHWLVDVDNWYGYGNLLNPSHKAAYINTFQRGEQESVWEAIDHPSQDNKTFGKANEGFMSLFTKESQTPAAQWRYTDATDADARAVQVIFWAKQLGFNNTTIINKAKKMGDYLRYGMFDKYFQQIGSSKNGSPVAGNGKNSEMYLLAWYTSWGGGLGQGGEWAWRIGASHAHQAYQNPVAAYALGTTAGGLIPSSATAQSDWSASLKRQLEFYNWLLSNEGAIGGGATNSWNGSYSAYPTGVSTFYGLAYQENPVYLDPGSNTWFGFQTWPMERVAELYYILASSGDTTSQNFLMAKNAITKWIDWSIDYTFVNKRPVSDSSGYYLNASGQRVLGGLNPTIASTSAPGEFWVPGGQEWSGQPDTWNSYATFTGNPNFHVTTKNPSQDVGVLGNYIKALSFFAAGTKSESGSFTTLGNQAKTMADQLLDVAWGYNDGVGIAINEQRADYNRYFTKEIYIPNGWSGTFGQGNTIPGTGSIASDPSKGGNGVYISYAQLRPKITQDPKWSYLNNLYTSSWNQSTQKWDNGVPTFKYHRFWSQVDIATAYAEYDRLIGSASTTTVPAAPTGITATASNAQVVLSWTASSGATSYTVKRATTSGGTYTNVATGVTATSYTNTGLTNGTTYYYVVSASNSVGESANSAQVSATPSAGVTIPAAPTGLTATAGNAQVALSWTASSGATSYTVKRATTSGGTYTNVATGVTATSYTNTGLTNGTTYYYVVSASNSAGSSGNSAQVSATPSAGVTIPAAPTGLTATAGNAQVALSWTASSGATSYTVKRATTSGGTYTNVATGVTATSYTNTGLTNGTTYYYVVSASNSAGSSGNSTQVSATPQATVASNLTVQYKTNSSSATANQIMAQFNIKNSGTSAVSMSTLKLRYYFTKDSSSALNFWSDYAQIGSGNVQGTFVTMSTPKTTADTYLEISFTAGAGSIAANGQSGEIQSRFAKTDWSNFTLTNDYSYDGTKTAFVDWSKVTLYQNGTLVWGIEP
- a CDS encoding SH3 domain-containing C40 family peptidase, giving the protein MRRGIGFVALLLFLTTVGSSFVGASSVAAATTGTVKIISSVNFRTGPSTSSSSIRFLKKSESATLVEKTNAYWLKVKDLNGVVGYVSTSSKYVQVTYPSGSSSSTTKPAPKPAPKPTPVPTPAPSPTPTTSQQVEAVIAAGMRYLGTPYEYGSNRNTTATFDCSDFVRQAFKDALKIVLPASSKSQGTFVRSNSAVQTDWHSLKRGDLMFFMSYKGTSASLYKNKQPLKETITHVGIYLGNGQVLHTYSKASGGVRVDNISGKHWEYRFLYGGSAL